A section of the Leptotrichia sp. HSP-342 genome encodes:
- the rpsL gene encoding 30S ribosomal protein S12 has protein sequence MPTINQLVRFGRSTTEKKKKSPALKGNPQKRGVCVRVYTTTPKKPNSALRKVARVKLVNGIEVTAYIPGIGHNLQEHSIVLLRGGRTKDLPGVRYKIIRGALDTAGVVNRKQGRSRYGAKKG, from the coding sequence ATGCCTACTATTAATCAATTAGTAAGATTTGGTAGAAGTACAACTGAGAAAAAGAAAAAATCACCTGCATTGAAAGGTAATCCACAAAAAAGAGGGGTTTGTGTAAGAGTATATACAACTACACCTAAAAAACCTAACTCAGCCTTAAGAAAGGTAGCAAGGGTTAAATTAGTAAATGGAATCGAAGTTACTGCTTATATTCCAGGAATCGGACACAACTTACAAGAACATAGTATCGTTCTTTTAAGAGGAGGAAGAACAAAAGATTTGCCAGGGGTTAGATATAAAATAATCAGAGGAGCATTGGATACAGCAGGAGTTGTAAACAGAAAACAAGGTAGATCAAGATACGGAGCTAAAAAAGGGTAA
- the rpsG gene encoding 30S ribosomal protein S7, with protein MSRRRRAERRDVLPDSQFNDKVVTKFINGLMKDGKKSLAENIFYTALQQITEETQEEGIEVFRRAMENVRPQLEVRSRRIGGATYQVPVEVRKERQQTLAIRWLVRYTRERKEYGMVAKLKKELIAAANNEGGSIKKKEDTYKMAEANRAFAHYKW; from the coding sequence GTGTCAAGAAGAAGAAGAGCGGAAAGAAGAGATGTATTACCAGATTCTCAATTTAACGATAAAGTAGTAACTAAATTCATTAATGGATTAATGAAAGATGGGAAAAAATCATTAGCTGAAAATATTTTTTATACAGCATTGCAACAAATAACTGAAGAAACTCAAGAAGAAGGAATTGAAGTTTTCAGAAGAGCAATGGAAAATGTAAGACCTCAATTAGAAGTAAGATCTAGAAGAATCGGAGGAGCAACTTACCAAGTACCAGTTGAAGTAAGAAAAGAAAGACAGCAAACATTAGCAATTAGATGGTTAGTTAGATATACAAGAGAAAGAAAAGAATATGGAATGGTTGCTAAACTTAAAAAAGAATTAATTGCAGCTGCCAACAATGAAGGTGGATCAATTAAGAAAAAAGAAGATACATATAAAATGGCTGAAGCAAACAGAGCGTTCGCACATTACAAATGGTAG
- a CDS encoding carbon starvation protein A, with amino-acid sequence MISFILAIVALILGYAFYSKFVEKVFGIEPDRMPPSIEYYDGVDYVEVSTPKAFLIQFLNIAGTGPIFGAIAGALWGPAAFLWIVFGCIFGGAVHDFLIGMLSLRDKGSSIGELVGQNLGVVMQQIMRVFSIVLLLLVGVVFIKSPADILHNLIPGVSAMTFTIVIIAYYILATILPLDKIIAKIYPIFGFALLFMAIGIGGMLIYGQFTGAFAIPEITEIFKGNPHPKGVSMFPYLFISIACGAVSGFHATQSPMVARCIKNETEGRKVFYGAMIAEGVVALVWAAAAMTVFGGIKELAAAGTPAVVVNKASVQLLGVFGAFLAVLGVVACPITSGDTAFRGSRLIIADIFKIKQAPIKNRFLIAIPLFVVGIYLTTIDFNIIWRYFAWANQTLAAVSLWTATVWLVKKEKPFLFALIPSMFMTMVVTTYIIIAPEGFVRFFKNVPVHTIEFYGILIASIVTIICTALLFNYKHHLHGKSHHAGHLHIAK; translated from the coding sequence ATGATTTCTTTCATTTTAGCGATTGTCGCACTTATTTTAGGTTATGCATTTTACAGTAAATTTGTAGAAAAAGTTTTCGGAATAGAACCTGACAGAATGCCACCTTCAATCGAATATTACGATGGTGTGGACTATGTGGAAGTTAGCACTCCAAAAGCATTTTTGATTCAATTTCTGAATATTGCCGGAACAGGTCCTATATTTGGAGCTATTGCAGGGGCTTTATGGGGTCCAGCCGCATTTTTGTGGATTGTCTTTGGATGCATATTTGGAGGGGCTGTCCATGATTTCTTGATTGGTATGCTTTCACTTAGGGATAAGGGGAGCAGTATTGGTGAACTTGTGGGACAAAATTTAGGTGTCGTAATGCAGCAGATTATGAGAGTTTTCTCAATTGTTTTACTTCTTTTAGTTGGAGTAGTGTTTATAAAATCACCTGCTGATATCCTTCACAATCTGATTCCAGGTGTGAGTGCCATGACTTTTACAATCGTTATCATTGCTTATTATATCTTGGCTACAATTCTTCCGCTTGATAAAATCATTGCCAAAATTTATCCAATTTTTGGTTTTGCGTTGCTATTTATGGCGATTGGTATTGGAGGAATGTTAATTTATGGACAATTTACAGGTGCTTTTGCAATTCCTGAAATTACTGAAATTTTTAAAGGAAATCCGCATCCTAAAGGAGTATCAATGTTCCCTTACTTATTTATCTCAATTGCCTGCGGTGCTGTAAGCGGTTTCCATGCTACTCAGTCTCCAATGGTTGCACGTTGTATAAAAAACGAAACTGAAGGAAGAAAAGTATTTTATGGTGCCATGATTGCAGAAGGTGTCGTTGCATTAGTTTGGGCTGCTGCTGCAATGACAGTATTTGGTGGAATTAAAGAACTTGCTGCTGCTGGAACTCCTGCAGTTGTTGTAAATAAGGCATCCGTTCAATTACTTGGTGTATTTGGAGCATTTCTGGCTGTGCTTGGTGTTGTTGCCTGCCCAATTACGTCAGGAGATACTGCCTTCAGAGGTTCAAGATTAATTATTGCTGATATTTTCAAAATTAAACAAGCTCCAATAAAAAATAGATTTTTAATCGCAATTCCTTTATTTGTTGTCGGTATTTATTTAACAACTATTGATTTTAACATTATCTGGAGATACTTCGCATGGGCAAATCAAACTTTGGCGGCAGTTTCATTATGGACTGCAACAGTATGGCTTGTTAAGAAAGAAAAACCTTTCTTATTCGCATTAATTCCTTCAATGTTTATGACAATGGTTGTTACAACTTACATAATAATCGCTCCAGAAGGATTTGTAAGATTTTTCAAGAATGTGCCTGTTCACACTATTGAATTTTATGGTATTTTAATTGCAAGCATAGTTACAATCATCTGTACAGCATTATTATTTAACTATAAACATCATTTGCATGGAAAATCTCATCACGCTGGACATTTACACATTGCAAAATAA
- a CDS encoding phosphatase PAP2 family protein: MLNFIQNIDIFIIKQFYNFQHSLNSKLLSNILIFFTNLGNHGLVWIAITLFLLSSKKYRKIGYLAIISLIINAIIVNVILKNLTHRARPFTEISDIILLIKAPKDFSFPSGHTSASFTMVYVFYKHLKKYFPAVLITSIIIAFSRLYLTVHFPSDVLAGLLIGLFAGFLGEKVFNKKNNLMKS; this comes from the coding sequence ATGTTAAACTTTATACAAAATATTGATATTTTTATTATTAAACAATTTTACAATTTTCAACACAGCTTAAATTCCAAACTCCTAAGCAACATACTAATATTTTTTACCAACTTAGGAAATCACGGATTAGTATGGATTGCAATAACATTATTTCTGCTCTCTAGCAAAAAATATCGAAAAATCGGATATTTAGCCATAATTTCATTGATTATAAATGCAATTATTGTAAATGTCATTTTGAAAAACCTTACACATAGAGCAAGACCCTTTACAGAAATATCTGACATTATTCTTTTAATCAAAGCCCCAAAGGATTTTTCATTTCCTTCAGGACATACCTCTGCATCTTTTACAATGGTATATGTTTTTTACAAACATTTAAAAAAATATTTTCCAGCTGTACTGATAACGAGCATTATTATTGCCTTTTCAAGGCTATACTTAACTGTACATTTTCCAAGTGATGTTTTGGCTGGATTGCTTATTGGATTGTTTGCAGGATTTTTGGGGGAGAAAGTTTTTAATAAGAAAAATAATTTGATGAAAAGTTAG
- the rplC gene encoding 50S ribosomal protein L3 produces MILGKKIGMTQIFEDEKLIPVTVIEAGTNFITQIKTEEKEGYNAITLAYGDKKEKNTTKPLLGVFKKAGVTSKRFLKEFKVANPADFTLGQEIKVDVLEGIEFVDISGTSKGKGTAGVMKRHNFGGNRASHGVSRNHRLGGSNAGGAASNSNVPKGKKMAGRLGAEKVTVQNLQVIKFDVENNLLLVKGAVPGPKNGYLVIKKSVKKY; encoded by the coding sequence ATGATATTAGGTAAAAAAATCGGAATGACTCAAATTTTCGAAGACGAAAAATTAATTCCAGTTACAGTAATTGAAGCAGGGACTAACTTCATTACACAAATTAAAACTGAAGAAAAAGAAGGATATAATGCGATCACATTAGCTTATGGAGATAAAAAAGAAAAAAACACTACTAAACCACTATTAGGTGTATTTAAAAAAGCAGGAGTTACTTCAAAAAGATTTCTTAAAGAATTTAAAGTAGCTAATCCAGCTGACTTTACATTGGGACAAGAAATTAAAGTAGATGTATTAGAAGGTATCGAATTCGTTGATATTTCTGGGACTTCAAAAGGTAAAGGAACTGCAGGAGTTATGAAAAGACATAACTTTGGTGGAAACAGAGCTTCACACGGGGTTTCAAGAAACCACAGACTTGGAGGTTCTAACGCAGGAGGAGCTGCATCAAATAGTAATGTACCAAAAGGTAAAAAAATGGCTGGAAGATTGGGAGCTGAAAAAGTAACAGTTCAAAACTTACAAGTTATAAAATTTGATGTAGAAAACAATCTTTTATTAGTAAAAGGTGCTGTTCCAGGGCCAAAAAATGGTTACTTAGTTATCAAAAAATCGGTAAAGAAATATTAA
- the fusA gene encoding elongation factor G: protein MARKVALKDTRNIGIMAHIDAGKTTTTERILFYTGVNHKIGEVHEGAATMDYMEQEQERGITITSAATTAFWNGHRINIIDTPGHVDFTVEVERSLRVLDGAVAVFSAVDGVQPQSETVWRQADKYNVPRMAFFNKMDRVGADFNMCVNDIKEKLGGNGVPIQLPIGAEDNFEGIIDLVTMKEYLFKDETMGADYEVVDIRAELLDDAQAAREHMIESVVETDDELMEKYFGGEEISEEEIKKALRAATIEGTVVPVLCGTAFKNKGIQPLLDAVVAYMPSPLDINGGKIKGTDPKTEEPIEREMGDDAPFSALVSKIITDPFVGRLSFFRVYSGVLEKGSYVLNSTKGKKERMGRLLQMHANKREELDVVYSGDIAAAVGLKDTTTGDTLCAENAPIILEKMEFPDTVIQIAVEPKTKADQEKMGTALSKLAEEDPTFKVSTNQETGQTLIAGMGELHLEIIVDRMKREFKVEANVGKPQVAYRETINGATDVEEKYAKQSGGRGQYGHVKMKVEANHGKGYEFVNEITGGAIPREYIPAVDKGIQEALEAGVVAGYPVQDIKVTLYDGSYHEVDSSEMAFKIAGSMAVKKGLRAANPVLLEPIFKVEVTTPEEYMGDVIGDLNSRRGQVSGMTDRNNAKIINAEVPLSQMFGYATDLRSKTQGRASYSMEFEKYVEVPKNIAQQVIDERQGK from the coding sequence ATGGCAAGAAAAGTTGCTTTGAAAGATACTAGAAACATTGGTATCATGGCACATATAGACGCCGGAAAAACAACTACTACTGAAAGAATTTTGTTTTATACAGGTGTAAACCATAAAATCGGAGAAGTTCATGAAGGAGCTGCTACGATGGATTATATGGAACAAGAACAAGAAAGAGGAATCACAATTACATCAGCTGCAACAACAGCATTCTGGAATGGACATAGAATTAACATAATAGATACACCAGGCCACGTTGACTTTACAGTTGAGGTAGAAAGATCATTAAGAGTATTGGATGGAGCAGTTGCGGTGTTCTCAGCAGTTGACGGAGTGCAACCTCAATCAGAAACAGTTTGGAGACAAGCTGACAAATATAACGTACCAAGAATGGCTTTCTTTAACAAAATGGATAGAGTCGGAGCAGACTTTAACATGTGTGTAAACGACATCAAAGAAAAATTAGGTGGAAATGGTGTACCAATCCAATTACCAATTGGTGCAGAAGATAATTTTGAAGGAATTATCGACTTGGTAACAATGAAAGAATACCTATTTAAAGATGAAACTATGGGAGCAGATTATGAAGTTGTTGATATTAGGGCAGAATTGTTAGATGATGCTCAAGCAGCAAGAGAACACATGATTGAATCTGTAGTTGAAACTGATGATGAATTGATGGAAAAATACTTTGGAGGAGAAGAAATCTCTGAAGAAGAAATCAAAAAAGCATTAAGAGCTGCAACAATTGAAGGAACTGTTGTACCTGTATTGTGTGGAACAGCGTTCAAAAACAAAGGGATTCAACCATTACTTGATGCAGTAGTTGCCTACATGCCATCACCATTAGACATTAACGGTGGAAAAATTAAAGGAACTGATCCTAAAACTGAAGAACCTATTGAAAGAGAAATGGGAGACGATGCTCCATTCTCAGCATTGGTGTCTAAAATCATTACAGATCCATTTGTTGGAAGATTATCATTCTTTAGAGTTTATTCAGGAGTACTAGAAAAAGGATCTTATGTATTAAACTCAACAAAAGGTAAAAAAGAAAGAATGGGAAGATTGCTTCAAATGCACGCTAACAAAAGAGAAGAACTTGATGTAGTTTACTCTGGAGATATAGCTGCGGCAGTTGGATTAAAAGATACTACAACAGGAGATACATTGTGTGCTGAAAATGCTCCAATTATCCTTGAAAAAATGGAATTCCCTGATACAGTTATCCAAATTGCGGTAGAGCCAAAAACTAAAGCCGATCAGGAAAAAATGGGAACAGCTCTTTCAAAACTTGCAGAAGAAGATCCAACATTTAAAGTATCAACTAACCAAGAAACTGGACAAACACTTATTGCAGGAATGGGAGAGTTGCACTTGGAAATCATCGTAGATAGAATGAAACGTGAATTCAAAGTGGAAGCAAATGTTGGTAAACCACAAGTTGCTTATAGAGAAACAATTAATGGAGCAACAGATGTTGAAGAAAAATATGCGAAACAATCTGGAGGACGTGGACAATATGGACATGTTAAAATGAAAGTTGAAGCTAACCATGGAAAAGGTTATGAATTTGTTAATGAAATTACTGGAGGAGCAATTCCAAGAGAATATATTCCAGCAGTAGATAAAGGAATCCAAGAAGCATTAGAAGCAGGGGTTGTTGCAGGATACCCTGTTCAAGATATAAAAGTTACATTGTATGATGGATCTTACCATGAAGTCGATTCATCAGAAATGGCATTTAAAATAGCAGGTTCAATGGCAGTTAAAAAAGGACTTAGAGCCGCTAATCCAGTATTATTGGAACCAATCTTCAAAGTAGAAGTTACTACTCCAGAAGAATACATGGGAGACGTAATTGGAGATTTGAACTCAAGACGTGGACAAGTTTCAGGAATGACTGACAGAAATAATGCAAAAATTATTAATGCAGAAGTACCTTTATCACAAATGTTCGGTTATGCAACTGACTTGAGATCGAAAACACAAGGAAGAGCGTCTTACTCAATGGAATTTGAAAAATATGTAGAAGTTCCAAAAAACATTGCTCAACAAGTAATTGATGAAAGACAAGGAAAATAA
- the rplD gene encoding 50S ribosomal protein L4, whose amino-acid sequence MPVLNIYKLDGSQAGTIEVNNDIFGIEPNKHVMHEVLVAELAEARQGSASTKTRAEVRGGGRKPFRQKGTGRARQGSTRAPHMVGGGVVHGPKPRNYAKKVNKKVRKLALKSALATKINEGNVIVLDDFALETPKTKTFINFAKALNFDGVKQLYVTSDDADNIDRDYFLYLSTRNIEKVAAINTRDLSIYWLIKQDKVILTKEALATIEEVLA is encoded by the coding sequence ATGCCAGTTTTAAATATATATAAATTAGACGGTTCACAAGCAGGAACTATTGAAGTAAATAACGACATATTTGGAATTGAACCAAATAAACACGTAATGCACGAAGTTTTAGTAGCAGAATTAGCTGAAGCAAGACAAGGATCTGCCTCAACAAAAACAAGAGCAGAAGTAAGAGGTGGAGGAAGAAAACCTTTTAGACAAAAAGGAACAGGAAGAGCAAGACAAGGATCTACAAGAGCACCACACATGGTAGGTGGAGGAGTAGTTCACGGACCAAAACCAAGAAATTATGCTAAAAAAGTAAATAAAAAAGTTAGAAAATTAGCTTTAAAATCAGCTTTAGCAACAAAAATTAATGAAGGAAATGTAATTGTGCTAGATGATTTTGCATTAGAAACACCAAAAACAAAAACATTTATTAATTTTGCAAAAGCATTAAATTTTGATGGTGTAAAACAATTATATGTAACAAGTGATGACGCTGATAATATAGATAGAGATTATTTCTTATATTTATCAACAAGAAATATTGAAAAAGTTGCAGCAATAAATACAAGAGATTTAAGCATCTACTGGTTAATCAAACAAGATAAAGTAATTTTAACTAAAGAAGCTCTTGCAACTATCGAGGAGGTGCTAGCATAA
- a CDS encoding N-acetylmuramoyl-L-alanine amidase codes for MKKILCLAITGLMMAFPLNAAEKGNELICIDPGHQLKGNSGLEEIGPGSTKKKPKVSSGTRGVATKKYEYQLTLEVGLKLRDALQNKGYKVFMVRETHDVNISNKERAIKTNNAGCSLYIRLHADGINNSSTQGASVLTSSSKNPYTKSVQKSSDKFSRDILSEYVKATGAKNRGVSYRDDLTGTNWSKVTNTLIEFGFMSNPEEDRKMSTPEYQEKMVMGMVNGIEKYLREK; via the coding sequence ATGAAAAAAATATTGTGTTTGGCAATAACAGGATTGATGATGGCATTTCCATTGAATGCAGCTGAAAAAGGCAATGAGTTAATCTGTATTGATCCAGGGCATCAACTTAAGGGAAACTCAGGACTTGAAGAAATTGGGCCTGGTTCGACTAAGAAAAAGCCCAAAGTATCATCTGGAACAAGAGGAGTGGCAACTAAAAAATATGAATACCAGCTTACACTTGAAGTTGGGCTAAAATTAAGAGATGCATTACAAAATAAAGGGTATAAAGTGTTCATGGTACGAGAGACACATGATGTGAACATTAGCAATAAAGAACGTGCAATCAAGACAAATAACGCAGGATGCTCATTATACATAAGACTTCATGCTGACGGAATTAATAATTCCTCAACACAAGGGGCTTCGGTACTAACATCTTCATCAAAAAATCCGTACACAAAAAGTGTTCAAAAATCAAGTGACAAATTCTCACGTGACATATTATCAGAATATGTAAAGGCAACAGGGGCTAAAAATCGTGGAGTTTCATACAGAGATGACTTGACAGGAACAAACTGGTCAAAAGTTACAAATACCTTGATTGAATTTGGATTTATGTCAAATCCAGAAGAAGACAGAAAAATGTCAACGCCAGAATATCAGGAAAAGATGGTAATGGGAATGGTAAATGGTATTGAAAAATATTTAAGAGAAAAATAA
- a CDS encoding ATP-binding protein: MLIEEILKGESEKIEFKENAKTNTYIKTVVAFANGNGGKIVFGVKDNKEIVGVENEFEVMDGIINAISDNCYPMIVPDISLHTLKNKIVILVEIEGGKKKPYYLKSKGMQKGTYIRSGATTRIIEEDYVLKELVLEGENKYFDQQVCHGESVSDEEIEKFCEWLEKLARKNSENDTEIRKITRNTLLSWKVLEEKNGRIFPTNAYILLSGKENWEVSRKIQCGVFKGETRSIFVDKKEFEGSIIMQLEKAYQYVLEKINLGSDIIGIYRVDKYEIPPKSIREVIANAVIHRSYLEPNDIQVALYDNRLEITSPGMLLSGVNVKRMKEGYSKLRNRAIASVFAYVNIIEKWGSGIPRIMNEIREYGLQEPEFIIFENDFRVNIYRKNYNTTQSTQGSTQNRINTTQDISKKEKLDVKNLTETDKTIINTIINNPEMSQKQIADNLNWTVNKVKYYMKKFKQKNILKYEGTSQNGKWEIQEENLKYFLK; encoded by the coding sequence ATGTTAATTGAGGAAATATTGAAAGGGGAAAGCGAAAAGATTGAATTTAAGGAAAATGCTAAAACTAATACCTATATAAAAACAGTTGTAGCATTTGCAAATGGAAATGGTGGAAAAATAGTTTTTGGAGTAAAAGATAATAAAGAAATTGTTGGAGTTGAAAATGAGTTTGAAGTTATGGATGGAATAATTAACGCGATATCAGATAACTGTTATCCAATGATTGTGCCAGATATAAGTTTGCATACACTTAAAAATAAGATAGTTATTCTTGTGGAAATTGAAGGAGGTAAGAAAAAACCCTATTATTTGAAGTCAAAAGGCATGCAGAAAGGAACTTATATTAGAAGTGGCGCTACAACTAGAATTATCGAAGAAGATTATGTTTTGAAGGAATTAGTTTTAGAAGGGGAAAATAAATATTTTGATCAGCAAGTTTGCCATGGAGAAAGTGTTAGCGATGAAGAAATTGAAAAGTTTTGTGAATGGCTGGAGAAATTGGCAAGGAAAAATTCTGAAAATGATACAGAAATAAGAAAAATTACTAGAAATACTTTGTTAAGCTGGAAAGTTCTAGAAGAAAAAAATGGCAGAATTTTTCCGACAAATGCCTATATTTTATTATCTGGTAAGGAAAATTGGGAAGTTTCACGAAAGATACAATGTGGTGTGTTTAAAGGAGAAACTAGAAGCATATTTGTTGATAAAAAGGAATTTGAAGGCTCAATTATTATGCAACTGGAAAAAGCGTATCAATATGTGCTTGAAAAAATAAATTTGGGTTCAGATATTATTGGAATTTACAGAGTTGATAAATATGAAATCCCGCCTAAATCAATAAGAGAGGTAATTGCAAATGCTGTAATTCATCGAAGCTATCTTGAGCCAAACGATATTCAAGTTGCACTTTATGATAACAGGTTAGAAATTACTTCACCAGGAATGCTGCTTTCAGGGGTAAATGTAAAAAGAATGAAAGAGGGGTATTCCAAACTTCGTAACCGTGCAATCGCCTCAGTTTTTGCTTATGTAAATATTATTGAGAAATGGGGAAGCGGTATTCCTAGAATTATGAATGAAATAAGGGAATATGGATTGCAAGAGCCTGAATTTATCATTTTTGAAAATGATTTTAGAGTTAATATTTACAGAAAAAACTATAATACTACCCAAAGTACCCAAGGTAGTACCCAAAATAGAATCAACACTACCCAAGATATTTCCAAAAAAGAAAAATTAGATGTAAAAAATCTTACAGAAACAGATAAAACTATAATAAACACAATAATAAATAATCCTGAAATGTCTCAAAAACAGATAGCTGATAATCTAAACTGGACAGTAAATAAAGTAAAATATTACATGAAAAAATTTAAACAAAAGAATATTTTAAAGTATGAAGGAACAAGCCAGAATGGAAAATGGGAAATTCAGGAAGAAAATTTAAAATATTTTTTAAAATAA
- the rpsJ gene encoding 30S ribosomal protein S10, with protein MDKIRIYLQSYDHKLLDQSAKKIAEVAKKNGSELAGPLPLPTKTKKYTVLRSVHVNKDSREQFEMRIHRRFVEIKNSNQQIVNALASLNLPSGVGVEIKQS; from the coding sequence TTGGATAAAATAAGAATATATTTACAATCTTATGATCACAAACTGTTAGATCAATCTGCTAAAAAAATTGCAGAAGTAGCTAAGAAAAATGGTTCAGAATTAGCAGGGCCACTTCCATTACCTACAAAAACTAAAAAATATACAGTTTTAAGATCAGTTCACGTAAATAAAGATTCAAGAGAACAATTTGAAATGAGAATTCACAGAAGATTTGTAGAAATCAAAAATTCAAATCAACAAATCGTAAATGCATTAGCATCATTAAACTTACCATCAGGTGTGGGAGTTGAAATTAAGCAATCGTAA
- the rplW gene encoding 50S ribosomal protein L23 — protein MHITDIIKKPVINTEKARNLLENNEYVFIVDRRANKLQIKDAVEKLFNVKVEGVNTLNIKPKNKRFRMSMYKTAAIKKAVVKLKDGESITAYEG, from the coding sequence ATGCATATTACTGATATTATCAAAAAACCTGTAATTAATACAGAAAAAGCAAGAAATTTATTGGAAAACAATGAATATGTTTTCATAGTAGATAGAAGAGCAAACAAACTTCAAATTAAAGATGCAGTTGAAAAATTATTCAATGTAAAAGTTGAAGGTGTAAATACTTTGAATATTAAACCAAAAAATAAAAGATTCAGAATGTCAATGTATAAAACAGCCGCTATAAAAAAAGCAGTTGTTAAATTGAAAGATGGAGAATCTATTACAGCTTATGAAGGATAA
- the tuf gene encoding elongation factor Tu encodes MAKAKFERSKPHVNVGTIGHVDHGKTTTTAAISKVLAEKGLAEKVDFENIDQAPEERERGITINTAHIEYETEKRHYAHVDCPGHADYVKNMITGAAQMDGAILVVSAADGPMPQTREHILLARQVGVPYIVVYLNKVDMVDDEELLELVEMEVRELLTEYGFPGDDVPVIKGSSLGALNGEAQWVERIMELMDAVDEYIPTPERPVDQAFLMPIEDVFTITGRGTVVTGRVERGVINIGEEVEIVGIKPTTKTTVTGVEMFRKLLDSGQAGDNIGALLRGTKKEEVERGQVLAKPGTINPHTGFKSEVYVLTKDEGGRHTPFFTGYKPQFYFRTTDITGEVNLPEGVEMVMPGDNIEMTVELIHPIAMEEGLRFAIREGGRTVASGVVATITK; translated from the coding sequence ATGGCAAAAGCTAAATTCGAGAGAAGCAAACCACACGTAAACGTAGGAACAATAGGTCACGTTGACCATGGGAAAACAACAACAACAGCAGCAATTTCAAAAGTATTGGCTGAAAAAGGGCTAGCTGAAAAAGTTGACTTTGAAAACATTGACCAAGCGCCTGAAGAAAGAGAAAGAGGGATTACAATCAACACAGCTCACATTGAGTATGAAACAGAAAAAAGACACTATGCTCACGTTGACTGTCCAGGGCATGCGGATTACGTAAAAAACATGATTACAGGAGCGGCTCAAATGGATGGTGCTATCCTAGTAGTATCAGCAGCTGACGGTCCTATGCCTCAAACAAGAGAGCATATCCTTCTTGCAAGACAGGTTGGAGTACCTTACATCGTAGTTTACTTGAACAAAGTTGACATGGTAGATGACGAAGAATTATTAGAGTTAGTAGAAATGGAAGTAAGAGAATTACTTACAGAATATGGATTCCCTGGAGACGATGTACCAGTAATCAAAGGGTCTTCATTAGGAGCATTAAATGGGGAAGCTCAATGGGTAGAAAGAATTATGGAATTAATGGATGCAGTTGACGAATATATCCCAACACCAGAAAGACCAGTAGACCAAGCATTCCTAATGCCAATTGAAGATGTGTTCACAATTACAGGAAGAGGAACAGTTGTAACAGGAAGAGTGGAAAGAGGAGTAATCAACATTGGTGAAGAAGTAGAAATCGTAGGAATCAAACCAACAACAAAAACTACTGTAACAGGAGTAGAAATGTTCAGAAAATTATTGGATTCAGGACAAGCTGGAGACAACATTGGAGCATTGTTAAGAGGAACTAAGAAAGAAGAAGTGGAAAGAGGACAAGTACTTGCTAAACCAGGAACAATCAATCCACATACAGGATTTAAGTCGGAAGTATACGTATTGACAAAAGATGAAGGAGGAAGACATACACCATTCTTCACAGGATACAAACCACAATTTTACTTCAGAACGACTGACATTACAGGAGAAGTAAACTTACCAGAAGGAGTAGAAATGGTAATGCCTGGAGACAACATTGAAATGACAGTTGAACTAATTCACCCAATCGCAATGGAAGAAGGATTAAGATTTGCGATAAGAGAAGGTGGAAGAACAGTAGCTTCAGGAGTAGTAGCAACTATTACTAAATAG